The Nerophis ophidion isolate RoL-2023_Sa linkage group LG07, RoL_Noph_v1.0, whole genome shotgun sequence genome contains a region encoding:
- the rnf25 gene encoding E3 ubiquitin-protein ligase RNF25 isoform X2: protein MAMDSDVQCEIEVLQSIYLEDLQVTRTQDGAWEVSLVLYPSTAEDSGSQFVRLTLKLTLDQQQYPCSSPHISIHNPRGLSDNKLRSVHKCLQMEAESCVGSPVLYQLIEKAKEILTESNIPHGNCVICLYSFKEGETFTKTCCYHYFHSHCLGRYASHSEKELRLREKELAEDKTATRHQELTVVCPVCREPLAYDLDHLLASAAPLLPELDGAGLESSFQQKWRELQKVLERQRRRGGVIDPEMESNRFLIHTNEAPPVDEDAIQDPAPAFAPQEGPLPSRHFIPTATQCRGAHAHRRHSRGRGLRRGGGPKPHHARGAALAEHMDGLSLSSHTSEGSPGANTEGRTEFRETREPKMTHFVYRQAGSRGLKCSAGGGGQRGRRRGPPQHHHWDPRASRGGAPCQQWVGDREEGL from the exons ATGGCGATGGACAGCGA TGTGCAGTGTGAGATAGAAGTTCTGCAGTCCATCTACTTGGAGGACCTGCAGGTCACCAGGACACAGGATGG GGCCTGGGAGGTCAGCCTGGTTCTGTATCCGTCCACAGCCGAGGATTCCGGCTCCCAGTTTGTCCGACTCACCCTGAAGTTGACCCTGGACCAgcag CAGTATCCGTGCTCGTCTCCGCACATTTCCATCCACAACCCGCGGGGTCTGTCGGACAACAAGCTGCGCAG TGTACACAAATGTCTGCAGATGGAAGCAGAGTCGTGCGTCGGCTCGCCTGTCTTGTATCAGCTGATCGAG AAAGCCAAAGAAATCCTGACTGAAAGCAACATACCTCATGGAAACTGTGTCATCTGCCTCTACAGCTTCAAG GAGGGGGAGAcattcaccaaaacctgctgctACCACTACTTCCACTCGCACTGCCTGGGCCGCTACGCCAGCCACTCGGAGAAGGAGCTCCGCCTCCGAGAAAAGGAACTGGCAGAGGACAAGACGGCAACACGCCATCAG GAGCTGACAGTGGTGTGTCCCGTTTGCCGCGAGCCTTTGGCCTATGACCTGGATCACCTGCTGGCCAGCGCCGCACCCCTGCTGCCCGAG TTGGACGGCGCCGGCCTCGAGTCCAGTTTTCAACAAAAGTGGCGAGAGCTTCAAAAGGTTCTGGAGAGACAACGGAGGAGAGGCGGGGTCATCGATCCCGAGATGGAATCCAACCGTTTCCTCATCCACACTAACGAG GCGCCACCTGTTGATGAAGACGCCATCCAGGACCCAGCACCAGCCTTTGCCCCGCAGGAGGGTCCTCTGCCATCGCGACACTTCATTCCCACGGCGACGCAATGCCGAGGCGctcacgcccacaggcgccacagcCGCGGCAGGGGTCTGAGGCGAGGCGGCGGGCCCAAGCCGCATCACGCCAGAGGCGCGGCTCTAGCAGAACACATGGACGGACTCAGCCTGTCCTCGCACACCTCCGAGGGGTCACCGGGCGCCAACACTGAGGGACGCACGGAGTTCCGGGAGACGCGTGAACCAAAAATGACCCACTTCGTGTATCGTCAGGCAGGAAGTCGCGGCCTGAAATGTTCTGCAGGTGGGGGGGGCCAGCGTGGCAGGAGGAGGGGTCCCCCGCAACACCACCACTGGGACCCCAGAGCATCGAGAGGAGGCGCTCCCTGTCAGCAGTGGGTGGGGGACAGGGAGGAGGGGCTATGA
- the rnf25 gene encoding E3 ubiquitin-protein ligase RNF25 isoform X1 → MMLTSSSSVQCEIEVLQSIYLEDLQVTRTQDGAWEVSLVLYPSTAEDSGSQFVRLTLKLTLDQQYPCSSPHISIHNPRGLSDNKLRSVHKCLQMEAESCVGSPVLYQLIEKAKEILTESNIPHGNCVICLYSFKEGETFTKTCCYHYFHSHCLGRYASHSEKELRLREKELAEDKTATRHQELTVVCPVCREPLAYDLDHLLASAAPLLPELDGAGLESSFQQKWRELQKVLERQRRRGGVIDPEMESNRFLIHTNEAPPVDEDAIQDPAPAFAPQEGPLPSRHFIPTATQCRGAHAHRRHSRGRGLRRGGGPKPHHARGAALAEHMDGLSLSSHTSEGSPGANTEGRTEFRETREPKMTHFVYRQAGSRGLKCSAGGGGQRGRRRGPPQHHHWDPRASRGGAPCQQWVGDREEGL, encoded by the exons ATGATGTTGACTTCCTCCTCCAGTGTGCAGTGTGAGATAGAAGTTCTGCAGTCCATCTACTTGGAGGACCTGCAGGTCACCAGGACACAGGATGG GGCCTGGGAGGTCAGCCTGGTTCTGTATCCGTCCACAGCCGAGGATTCCGGCTCCCAGTTTGTCCGACTCACCCTGAAGTTGACCCTGGACCAgcag TATCCGTGCTCGTCTCCGCACATTTCCATCCACAACCCGCGGGGTCTGTCGGACAACAAGCTGCGCAG TGTACACAAATGTCTGCAGATGGAAGCAGAGTCGTGCGTCGGCTCGCCTGTCTTGTATCAGCTGATCGAG AAAGCCAAAGAAATCCTGACTGAAAGCAACATACCTCATGGAAACTGTGTCATCTGCCTCTACAGCTTCAAG GAGGGGGAGAcattcaccaaaacctgctgctACCACTACTTCCACTCGCACTGCCTGGGCCGCTACGCCAGCCACTCGGAGAAGGAGCTCCGCCTCCGAGAAAAGGAACTGGCAGAGGACAAGACGGCAACACGCCATCAG GAGCTGACAGTGGTGTGTCCCGTTTGCCGCGAGCCTTTGGCCTATGACCTGGATCACCTGCTGGCCAGCGCCGCACCCCTGCTGCCCGAG TTGGACGGCGCCGGCCTCGAGTCCAGTTTTCAACAAAAGTGGCGAGAGCTTCAAAAGGTTCTGGAGAGACAACGGAGGAGAGGCGGGGTCATCGATCCCGAGATGGAATCCAACCGTTTCCTCATCCACACTAACGAG GCGCCACCTGTTGATGAAGACGCCATCCAGGACCCAGCACCAGCCTTTGCCCCGCAGGAGGGTCCTCTGCCATCGCGACACTTCATTCCCACGGCGACGCAATGCCGAGGCGctcacgcccacaggcgccacagcCGCGGCAGGGGTCTGAGGCGAGGCGGCGGGCCCAAGCCGCATCACGCCAGAGGCGCGGCTCTAGCAGAACACATGGACGGACTCAGCCTGTCCTCGCACACCTCCGAGGGGTCACCGGGCGCCAACACTGAGGGACGCACGGAGTTCCGGGAGACGCGTGAACCAAAAATGACCCACTTCGTGTATCGTCAGGCAGGAAGTCGCGGCCTGAAATGTTCTGCAGGTGGGGGGGGCCAGCGTGGCAGGAGGAGGGGTCCCCCGCAACACCACCACTGGGACCCCAGAGCATCGAGAGGAGGCGCTCCCTGTCAGCAGTGGGTGGGGGACAGGGAGGAGGGGCTATGA